One genomic window of Xanthobacter dioxanivorans includes the following:
- a CDS encoding Rieske 2Fe-2S domain-containing protein, whose protein sequence is MKWVKVATLDDLWEGDMLDAKVEGEEVILIHREGGRIVCFQGMCPHQEILLADGNFDFVKGTITCSAHEWEFDMKDGRGRNPLGCKLFQYDVRLEGENIMVGVPTDGRLRRLRHSVEEEA, encoded by the coding sequence GTGAAATGGGTCAAGGTGGCCACGCTCGATGACCTTTGGGAAGGCGATATGTTGGACGCCAAGGTCGAAGGTGAAGAAGTGATCCTGATCCACCGCGAAGGCGGACGGATTGTCTGCTTCCAGGGAATGTGCCCGCATCAGGAAATACTCCTCGCAGACGGCAACTTCGACTTCGTGAAAGGCACGATCACTTGTTCTGCCCATGAATGGGAGTTCGACATGAAAGACGGCAGGGGGCGCAATCCGCTCGGCTGCAAGCTCTTCCAGTACGACGTGAGGCTTGAGGGCGAGAACATCATGGTCGGCGTACCTACCGACGGACGCCTGCGTCGATTGCGTCACAGCGTCGAAGAAGAGGCATAG
- a CDS encoding MmoB/DmpM family protein, which yields MTNTEVRLVGPVIRGVDEDIINAVIEAAEQDNPDREIIVEDRGGYVRIQADHEFCLTEKSMVQMLGRPFRLTEIEPSLVSFAGRLSSTDEAWTWTIHN from the coding sequence ATGACGAATACTGAAGTCAGACTGGTCGGTCCGGTCATCCGCGGCGTTGATGAAGACATCATCAACGCCGTGATCGAAGCGGCCGAACAGGACAATCCTGACCGTGAGATCATAGTCGAGGATCGGGGTGGCTATGTCCGCATCCAGGCAGATCACGAATTCTGTCTGACCGAGAAGAGCATGGTCCAGATGCTCGGTCGGCCCTTCCGGCTGACCGAGATCGAACCGAGCCTCGTTTCCTTCGCCGGACGACTCAGTTCGACCGACGAGGCATGGACCTGGACGATTCACAACTAA
- a CDS encoding 2Fe-2S iron-sulfur cluster-binding protein gives MSHKIQIAPDGPIFEARPDETILQAARRNGQILPYECGWGSCGTCKVGLVEGSVDLIFQDAPAVSPRDARRGRVLACQSRPTSDIIITPPPGHWEGLPLPCQECTGELIAVEELAPEIRRFTFRVEGGAEFLPGQYAILHLPGGIRRSYSMCNLPCGDTLQFIAKRYDGGAGSNALADLAVGTCITIEAPFGVCTLRKKAGRKVFVAGGTGISPILSMIRQAAEEAVDFNAPVDVIYGARSAVDLAAGNELAAAAARVRHARYTPVVEMPPEGWGYQQGFVTNAITALINAPTEAEFYVAGPPVMVNSVKAQLKEAGVPITQVHYDSFG, from the coding sequence ATGTCACACAAGATCCAAATCGCACCTGATGGCCCGATATTCGAGGCACGGCCCGATGAAACCATCCTTCAGGCTGCACGGCGCAACGGCCAGATCCTGCCCTATGAATGCGGCTGGGGGAGTTGCGGGACATGCAAAGTGGGGCTTGTCGAAGGTTCTGTCGACCTGATCTTCCAGGACGCCCCTGCCGTAAGTCCACGCGATGCGCGGCGCGGACGTGTTCTGGCCTGCCAGTCTCGCCCGACAAGTGACATCATCATCACTCCTCCCCCGGGACACTGGGAAGGACTGCCCTTGCCCTGCCAGGAATGCACCGGCGAACTGATCGCTGTCGAGGAACTTGCACCTGAAATCCGCCGTTTCACCTTTCGCGTTGAGGGCGGAGCCGAGTTTCTTCCTGGCCAGTACGCGATTCTTCACCTGCCGGGTGGCATCCGGCGAAGCTATTCCATGTGCAATCTGCCATGTGGCGACACGCTTCAATTCATCGCCAAACGTTACGACGGCGGAGCAGGGTCAAACGCCCTGGCCGATCTTGCTGTAGGCACCTGCATCACCATCGAAGCGCCTTTTGGCGTGTGCACCCTGCGCAAGAAGGCGGGACGCAAGGTGTTCGTGGCCGGCGGCACCGGCATCTCGCCGATCCTTTCGATGATCCGGCAGGCAGCCGAAGAGGCGGTCGATTTCAATGCGCCTGTCGATGTGATCTATGGCGCCCGCAGCGCTGTCGATCTTGCGGCGGGGAATGAGCTTGCAGCAGCGGCGGCGCGGGTCCGCCATGCACGCTATACGCCGGTCGTGGAGATGCCGCCGGAAGGCTGGGGCTACCAGCAAGGCTTTGTGACCAATGCAATCACGGCGCTAATCAACGCACCGACAGAGGCTGAATTCTACGTCGCCGGCCCGCCAGTCATGGTGAACAGTGTCAAAGCTCAGCTCAAAGAAGCTGGAGTACCGATAACACAGGTGCACTATGACAGCTTCGGCTAA
- a CDS encoding Spy/CpxP family protein refolding chaperone, giving the protein MKIKSVSVTGVAAFALAAAALSAVPASAQMGGGPGYGPGMMGQGEGYMGPGQGGWGPGFHRSARSMMGGCGGGMTGDADGQLPAFIEGRVAFLKAELGVTDAQAKAWDAYVVAMKNNFVSMQGLRQSMRASFDADTPMERLESRVAVMEARVAALKGMKQPLSDLYAALSDGQKKKANELLTGMGCMM; this is encoded by the coding sequence ATGAAGATCAAGTCTGTTTCCGTTACGGGCGTTGCAGCGTTCGCGCTGGCCGCGGCGGCATTGTCCGCTGTGCCGGCGAGCGCCCAGATGGGCGGTGGGCCCGGCTATGGTCCGGGCATGATGGGTCAGGGTGAGGGTTATATGGGTCCCGGCCAGGGGGGCTGGGGCCCCGGGTTCCATCGCTCGGCCCGGAGCATGATGGGCGGCTGCGGTGGCGGGATGACGGGTGATGCCGATGGCCAGCTACCCGCCTTCATCGAGGGGCGTGTCGCCTTCCTGAAGGCCGAGCTCGGCGTCACCGATGCGCAGGCCAAGGCATGGGATGCCTATGTGGTGGCGATGAAGAACAATTTCGTCAGCATGCAGGGCCTGCGCCAGTCCATGCGCGCCAGCTTTGATGCTGATACGCCGATGGAGCGCCTCGAGTCCCGCGTCGCGGTGATGGAAGCCCGCGTCGCCGCTCTCAAGGGCATGAAGCAGCCGCTAAGCGACCTCTACGCCGCGCTCAGCGATGGCCAGAAGAAGAAGGCCAATGAGCTGCTCACCGGCATGGGATGCATGATGTGA
- a CDS encoding ferric reductase-like transmembrane domain-containing protein, with protein MRHIKLALFGILAFMSVLWIAAEPGVFQRNGFFAVRAAAVQYTGVLAIAVMSVAMMLALRPRWPERWMGGLDKMYRLHKWLGITALVVAVIHWLWAQGPKWAVGWGLLERPARGPRPPIANPIEAFFSSLRGTAEGIGEWAFYAAVALIALALIRVFPYRWFYKTHRLLAVAYLVLVFHTVVLLNFADWMTPLGV; from the coding sequence ATGCGACACATCAAGCTGGCCCTTTTCGGCATCCTCGCTTTCATGTCCGTGCTGTGGATCGCCGCGGAGCCCGGGGTGTTCCAGCGGAATGGCTTCTTCGCAGTGCGGGCGGCAGCCGTCCAGTACACGGGCGTGCTCGCCATTGCGGTCATGAGCGTGGCGATGATGCTGGCTCTGCGCCCGCGCTGGCCCGAACGCTGGATGGGCGGCCTCGACAAGATGTATCGCCTCCACAAATGGCTGGGCATCACCGCCCTTGTCGTCGCCGTCATCCATTGGCTGTGGGCGCAGGGGCCGAAATGGGCCGTGGGCTGGGGCCTTCTGGAGCGACCCGCCCGCGGCCCACGCCCGCCCATCGCGAACCCGATCGAGGCCTTCTTCTCAAGCCTGCGCGGCACCGCCGAGGGCATCGGCGAATGGGCCTTCTACGCGGCCGTGGCGCTGATCGCGCTGGCCCTGATCCGCGTCTTTCCCTACCGCTGGTTCTACAAGACCCACCGCCTGCTGGCTGTCGCCTATCTGGTGCTGGTGTTCCATACGGTGGTGCTCCTGAACTTCGCCGACTGGATGACGCCGCTCGGGGTGTGA
- a CDS encoding aromatic/alkene/methane monooxygenase hydroxylase/oxygenase subunit alpha has translation MPKLQRQDYYDTARDMNWDLRYVTEEEAFPEVLSKSFGTTNRDWWGWDEPYKLTFREYVHNQAGKDAGIYSIRSTIARSDMYEKLDPGWKSAVKAHYGAIPVPEYLASIGEARMARFGRAAAWRNMATFGTLDEARHGQAQIFFPYCLLDKDPQMDWAHKAAHTNGWGAIAAGSLFDDMFTANDAVSTAIQLTFTFETGFTNLQFLGMSADALHVGDIEFGALISSIQTDEARHSQQGEPTLKILRNAGKGPEAQKLVDQMFWRAWKIFALLTGLSMDYYTPLENRTMSFKEFMQDWICRQFMDQFKDLGMDLPWYWEEHFLPELEWFHHAIHLGVWFWRPTVWWNPDAGISMQERDWLEQKYPGWNDRFGKYWDVIVDNVREGRMEKTYPETLPVVCNCCQLPICSPTVDKAPRLTTHKGRKLTFCSDICQWVWQSQPERYDTHLSIVDRFLAGHIQPPNLEGALKYMGITPDVAGNDADNYAWAKERMPLAAE, from the coding sequence ATGCCCAAACTCCAAAGGCAGGACTACTACGATACAGCCAGAGACATGAACTGGGACTTAAGATATGTCACCGAGGAGGAAGCGTTCCCCGAGGTGCTTTCTAAGAGCTTTGGGACGACTAATCGCGATTGGTGGGGCTGGGATGAACCCTACAAGCTGACGTTCCGCGAATATGTCCACAACCAGGCTGGCAAGGACGCCGGAATCTACTCCATCCGTTCGACCATCGCGCGCTCGGACATGTACGAAAAGCTCGATCCGGGCTGGAAATCTGCGGTGAAGGCGCACTACGGTGCAATTCCGGTCCCTGAATACCTGGCCTCGATCGGCGAGGCACGTATGGCGCGTTTCGGTCGCGCAGCAGCTTGGCGCAACATGGCAACGTTCGGCACGCTGGATGAAGCCCGCCACGGGCAAGCCCAGATCTTCTTCCCGTACTGTCTGCTCGACAAAGACCCGCAGATGGATTGGGCACACAAGGCGGCGCATACCAACGGATGGGGTGCGATTGCCGCGGGAAGCTTGTTTGACGACATGTTCACCGCCAACGACGCGGTGTCCACGGCGATCCAGCTGACCTTCACCTTCGAAACCGGCTTCACCAATCTGCAGTTTCTCGGCATGTCGGCCGACGCACTGCATGTGGGCGACATCGAATTCGGAGCATTGATCTCTTCCATCCAGACCGACGAGGCCCGTCACTCGCAGCAGGGCGAGCCGACGCTGAAGATCCTGCGTAACGCCGGTAAGGGTCCGGAAGCACAGAAATTGGTTGACCAGATGTTCTGGCGGGCGTGGAAGATCTTTGCTCTGCTCACCGGCTTGTCGATGGACTACTACACGCCTCTCGAAAACAGGACCATGAGCTTCAAGGAGTTTATGCAGGACTGGATCTGCCGCCAGTTCATGGACCAGTTCAAGGACCTGGGCATGGATCTTCCTTGGTACTGGGAAGAGCATTTCCTGCCGGAGCTGGAATGGTTTCACCACGCGATCCATCTCGGCGTGTGGTTTTGGCGGCCCACCGTCTGGTGGAACCCGGATGCCGGCATCTCGATGCAGGAGCGGGACTGGCTCGAGCAAAAATATCCCGGCTGGAACGACAGGTTTGGCAAATACTGGGATGTCATCGTGGACAACGTGCGCGAAGGCCGGATGGAAAAAACCTATCCCGAAACGCTGCCCGTCGTTTGCAACTGCTGCCAACTCCCGATCTGTTCCCCCACGGTGGACAAAGCCCCGAGGTTGACCACGCACAAGGGGCGCAAGCTCACGTTCTGTTCGGATATCTGCCAATGGGTCTGGCAGAGCCAGCCTGAGCGCTACGACACTCATCTGTCGATCGTCGATCGCTTCCTAGCCGGTCACATTCAGCCACCCAACCTGGAAGGCGCACTGAAATACATGGGCATCACCCCAGATGTGGCCGGCAACGATGCCGATAACTACGCATGGGCCAAGGAACGGATGCCATTGGCGGCCGAGTAA
- a CDS encoding ferritin family protein, producing MAVRSAGRKRKTTWSQWEERRVPSEYEAVTYKFHNHFRKEPAPFELSENWSLNVFYKQNREGSPLVSSVDDWEGFRDTRAFTYRRYIEMQKDREVYLDNLIDEFESRDHYRSLPTAWLDFLRNNYLPVRFPGHGMQMSAAYVAQMAPSAFVTNTFYFQLGNEMRRVQRQAYVAQVLAMDNERPDLADSDATRTRWTDGPQWQGLRELIEKQLIAYDFGEAFASRNLVVRPIFDHIFNSEIATLAAANGDDLLQLMHDDFRNHDQVYAEENTKALVDYAVGKAASNEEFLRKQTAKWLPLGEKAARGLAEALATAPGAESAASILDRTLAAQRRLMGECGL from the coding sequence ATGGCAGTCAGATCAGCCGGCCGCAAACGCAAGACGACATGGAGCCAGTGGGAAGAGCGTCGCGTCCCCTCGGAATATGAGGCCGTCACCTACAAGTTCCACAACCATTTTCGGAAGGAACCAGCGCCTTTTGAACTGTCCGAAAACTGGTCGCTGAACGTCTTCTACAAGCAGAACCGCGAAGGCTCGCCGCTTGTTTCTTCCGTCGACGACTGGGAGGGCTTTCGCGATACACGCGCCTTCACCTATCGTCGCTACATCGAGATGCAGAAGGATCGCGAGGTCTACCTCGACAACCTCATCGACGAATTCGAGAGCCGCGACCATTATCGCTCGCTCCCGACCGCGTGGCTCGATTTCCTGCGCAACAATTACCTGCCCGTGCGCTTTCCCGGCCACGGCATGCAGATGAGCGCTGCCTATGTGGCGCAGATGGCTCCGTCGGCCTTCGTCACCAACACGTTCTATTTCCAGCTCGGGAATGAAATGCGGCGTGTGCAGCGTCAAGCCTATGTGGCGCAAGTTCTCGCGATGGATAATGAGCGCCCCGATCTGGCTGACAGTGACGCGACCCGTACGAGGTGGACCGATGGACCGCAATGGCAGGGCCTGCGTGAGCTGATCGAGAAGCAGCTCATCGCGTATGATTTCGGCGAAGCCTTCGCCTCGCGCAATCTGGTGGTGCGACCGATCTTCGACCACATCTTCAACAGCGAGATCGCGACGCTGGCTGCCGCCAACGGTGATGATCTCCTGCAGCTGATGCACGATGACTTCCGCAATCACGACCAGGTCTATGCCGAGGAAAATACCAAGGCGCTGGTCGACTACGCCGTCGGCAAGGCAGCCTCCAACGAGGAATTCTTGCGCAAGCAAACTGCCAAATGGCTGCCTCTTGGAGAGAAGGCGGCGCGCGGCTTGGCCGAGGCCTTGGCAACCGCACCTGGTGCCGAAAGTGCCGCTTCGATTCTGGATCGCACCTTGGCCGCACAGCGCCGTCTCATGGGCGAATGCGGCCTTTAA
- a CDS encoding toluene-4-monooxygenase system B family protein produces the protein MAMIPLQTSFRGDFVVQLVPVEDTDDMNTVAEKIAHHAVGLRVAIRDAPKRVYFNGKELPPEMTVADSGIGVMDYVEAGYVG, from the coding sequence ATGGCCATGATACCGCTTCAAACCAGCTTTCGCGGCGACTTCGTCGTGCAGCTGGTCCCCGTCGAAGATACCGACGACATGAACACCGTGGCGGAAAAGATTGCACATCACGCGGTCGGACTGCGGGTGGCGATCCGGGACGCGCCGAAGCGCGTCTATTTCAACGGCAAGGAACTGCCGCCCGAGATGACGGTGGCCGACAGTGGCATCGGGGTGATGGACTATGTCGAGGCTGGATATGTCGGATGA
- a CDS encoding IS1380-like element ISPme1 family transposase yields the protein MDHLEGAGLARGDRVDFDRRVRLEFRGAQISSDGGLLVMRELDDVLGLSNLASEALRDSRTGKNTLHRLDGLFRQSVFGRLAGYEDVNDADRLALDPVMRQVVGGRAVEAQAASASQMGRFETETLALAANRAALADLNGQWIDRFHDRNGLKYIVLDMDSSVSPTHGDQEGAAWNGHFDCTCYHPIFLFNQFGMLERCALRNGNVHSADGWRDVLDPVIARYAGRDLGGRFFRADAAYAIPAIYMRLEEARFFYAIRLPANAVLREKIAHRLTRPVGRPSLTKVKRFFEDFEYQAASWDKPRRVIAKIEWHPGELFPKVGFIVTNLPMEPDWVVRFYNQRGTAEQHIKEGKYAFRWTRLSCRKFRHNEVRLQLHALAYNLATFLRCIELPEAMADWSLTSLQLKLIKIGARVVRHARAITFQLAEVAVTGPMVRAVLAAIRRLRTPPSCA from the coding sequence ATGGATCACCTGGAGGGTGCGGGCTTGGCGCGGGGAGATCGGGTTGATTTCGACCGCCGTGTGCGTCTGGAGTTCCGTGGTGCGCAGATCAGTTCAGACGGTGGCCTGCTGGTGATGCGCGAGCTTGATGACGTGCTCGGCCTGTCCAATCTGGCGTCGGAGGCGCTGCGAGACAGCCGCACCGGGAAGAACACGCTCCATCGGCTTGACGGATTGTTCCGGCAATCGGTGTTCGGACGACTGGCCGGATACGAGGATGTGAACGATGCCGACCGCTTGGCCCTCGATCCCGTGATGCGTCAGGTCGTTGGCGGCAGGGCCGTCGAGGCGCAAGCTGCTTCGGCATCGCAGATGGGACGGTTCGAGACCGAGACGCTGGCTCTGGCCGCGAACCGGGCGGCGCTGGCCGATCTGAACGGCCAATGGATCGACCGGTTTCATGACCGCAACGGGTTGAAATACATCGTGCTGGACATGGACAGCTCGGTCAGCCCCACCCACGGCGATCAGGAAGGTGCTGCCTGGAACGGGCATTTCGACTGCACCTGCTATCACCCCATCTTCTTGTTCAACCAGTTTGGCATGCTGGAGCGCTGCGCCCTGCGTAACGGCAATGTCCACAGCGCCGATGGCTGGCGGGATGTCCTTGATCCCGTCATTGCCCGATATGCTGGCCGCGACCTTGGTGGACGCTTCTTCCGGGCCGACGCTGCCTACGCGATCCCCGCGATCTATATGCGGCTGGAAGAAGCCAGGTTCTTCTACGCCATCCGTCTGCCCGCCAACGCCGTCTTGCGCGAGAAGATCGCGCATCGGCTGACACGGCCCGTGGGACGGCCTTCGCTGACCAAGGTCAAACGGTTCTTCGAGGACTTCGAGTATCAGGCGGCGTCCTGGGACAAGCCGCGCCGCGTCATCGCCAAGATCGAATGGCATCCGGGCGAGCTGTTCCCCAAAGTCGGCTTCATCGTCACCAACCTGCCGATGGAGCCAGACTGGGTGGTGAGGTTCTACAACCAGCGCGGCACCGCAGAGCAGCACATCAAGGAAGGCAAATATGCCTTTCGCTGGACGCGGCTGTCATGCCGGAAGTTCCGGCACAACGAGGTGCGGCTGCAACTGCACGCGCTGGCCTACAACCTGGCAACCTTCCTGCGCTGCATCGAACTGCCCGAGGCCATGGCGGACTGGTCGTTGACCAGCCTGCAACTCAAGCTGATCAAGATCGGCGCCCGCGTCGTCCGCCACGCCCGCGCCATTACCTTCCAGTTGGCCGAGGTCGCCGTCACCGGCCCGATGGTGCGGGCCGTCCTTGCCGCCATCCGCCGTCTTCGAACGCCTCCGTCATGCGCATGA